The Deltaproteobacteria bacterium sequence CGTGCCTTCCCCGGTGTCGCTGCTCGTCAAACCCACCTCAACCTGCGCCGACGGCGCGGTCGACAGCGCCACCGAGAACGTCGCCGTGCCTCCTGCTTCCGTGGTGCCCAGCCCCTCCACCCCCGTCAGCGTCAGCTCCGGCCCCTCGTCATCGTCCGTGATCGTCACGGTCAGACGCGTCCCGAAAGCCGTGCCCCCCAACGTGGCGCCTATCAAGATCGTCTCGTTGTCGTCGTTCAACGTATCGTCCATCGCCGTCACCACCGCGGACACTCTTGACGCCTCCGTGCCGCTCCCGGCCGGCAGCGTCAGCGTCAACGCCGCCGGATTCACCGTGTAGTCCTCCGTTGCCGTGGCCGTCCCACCGAATGTCAGCACCACCGTCTGTTCCGTCGCAAACGTGGACCCCGTTCCCGTACTCACTGTTACCGTCGACGTCCCTTCCGCCTCCGCGATGGCCGTGGCCGTCACCGAGAGCTCCGGAGCCGGCTCATCATCGTTGTCCAGGATCGTCACCGTGGAACGACATGGACTACAGGGGTCGCCGGTTGCCGTCTGCATCCGGACGATCGTAGAATCGACGCTCGGAGCAAGTCCCATATCCACGTTGATCGTCTCTTGGGTCGCGCCCTCGTGAATCGAGTCCTCCAGGATATCGACCGTGAACGATTGCGTGAACGTGAACACCGTGCCGCTCGCCGTCCAGTCCGACGCCTGAATCTGAGGACTGACCGACAAGGGCGAATAGTCTTCCGCGTTCCGGGCTGTTCCTCCTGTTGTCAGAGCCCTAAGAGCCCTCACGCTCCTGTTCGGTCTCGCGAACCCCTCCAACGTTCGTGTTTCGACGCGGAGGGTGACCGAACCCGCACCCTCCGCCACTTCGTAGGAGTCCGCACCCAGTCTCGCCACGATCATCCCGTCCGGCGTCGGCAGCGCCGTGATCTCCACCTCCGCCGCGCTTACGTCATACAGCGTCACCGGGTCCACCGACGCCGTGATCGTCGCCGCCGTCGCGGGCGACCCGGGATCGAACCAAAAGACGGGGATCGTGTACGTCGTACTCCCGCTGCCCGCGGCAAACGTCACTTGCGCGTTCCGGGAATTCGTACTGGCAAGCGCCTGCCGCACTGGTTCGCTCACCGTCACGCCTACCGTCAAGGCATCCGTCAGGTCCCCGGTGCGGGTGAGAGTCAGAGTGGGGACGTGCATCCCCACGACAATCTCGGAGTAGTCGGTGGCGAGGGTGATGTCGCCAGCCGGCACCCTCACGGTTACCCAGTCCGTGGCGCTGGGGGCGATGCCGCTTGCCGCCTGATCTTGGGTTAACGAGCTCGGGGCCAGCTTGGGGCTCACGACCAGCCTGAAGTGCAGATTCCTTGGCGACGGTGCGGTGAAGGTCGGTGTCGCGGTGGTCCCGTCGGTGAGCGTGACGGTCGCGGTGCCGGTCACGGCCGTGTTCGAGTTCGCACCGTCCACCTGGGTCCATTCCCAGGTCACGTTGTCGCCCCAGGGGCCCCCGCGGGTGCCCAAGAGCGTGACCGTCACTCCGGGCATCACCGACTGGTCTTCGCCGGCGCTGGCCGTCGGCCTGAACGGCGCGCCGGTGTTTCCAGCCAGGTACAGAAACTGCAGTTCAGTGAGTCCGTCGAAGACGCCCCCCGGCAGCGCGGTCAGGGCGTTGTTGGTCAGATCCAGGATACTCAGCCCAGTGGTTCCGTTGAAGATGCCTGCCGGCAGTGCGGTCAGGGCGTTGTCCTCCAGATACAGGTCCTCGAGATCAGTGAGTCCGTCGAAGATGCCCGCCGGCAGTGCGGTCAGGGCGTTGTCGCTCAGATCCAGCTCTGTCAGGCCGCCGAGTCCGGCGAAATCTCCCGCCTGCAGGCTCGTAAGACCGACATTGGTCAGGGACAGACGCGTCGTGATGGCCGCGAGGTGGGCGTTGGTCAGGTCCGCGCAGTCGGTGACCCCGGAGACCGCCTCTACGATGGCGTCGCGCACCGCGGGCGAGCGAAGGCACACATCCGTCGTGGGGACCTTGATGGCGAAGATGTCCGACCCCGTCGCGCCGTCGTCGTCGGTTGCGGTGACCTTGACGGAGAGCGTTCCGCTCGCCGGCGGCGTGCCCGAGAAACTGCGAGCCGACCGGTCGAAGGAAAGCCAGGTGGGCAGGGCGGTGTCGTCGGACTTCGTCGCGGAGTAGGTCAGCGTCGCGGGGGTCTCGACGTCGCTGAACGTGTCCTCGGGGACGGTGTAGTTGAACAAGACTCCGACATGCGCGACCTGGACTGGAATTTCCTTGACCACGAACGGCGGGTCGTTCACCGCGGTGACGTCGATGGTCATGAAGTAAGCCGTGGTGCTATCGATCGTGCCGTCGTTCACCCTGAAGTCGAACAACGAGCGGCCGCTGGCGTCGGCGGCCGGAACGAACACGAGATGGCCCCTGTCGATCTCGGACTTGGTTACCGTCCTCGGCCCGTCCGCCGACGTGTGCGCCGTGCCGTTCACCTGGAGGGTGCCGGTACCCCGTAGTCCGAGGACCTTCACGCTGGAGAGCGTGTCGCCATCGGCGTCCATGAAACCGAAGTCCGACGCGGCGAAGGTGTACGCCACGTCCTCCGCCGTCGTCACCGTCCCGAATGACGCCGTCGGGGCTGCGTTGAGAGCGCGGATCAGCTTGACCCTCAGGGATTCACCCGGGCCCTGGCCGGACGGGAGTCGGTTAGTGTAGTGGCTGGTGGTAAATTGGTACGTGGAAGAGAACACCGCCGCATTGTGCAACGGATAACTGTAGGTCGTAAAGTCGTTGGCGTCGTCCTCGTTCTGGAGTTGCAGGGTGAGTTCCGACTCGGCTGCGGCAGGCAGCCGCGTCGGCGCCAACGGAGTTCCGGTCGCGAAACGGAGCCCTAGTAGGTTATTGGAAGTACCATGCCACAATGACCAGATGGTGTACGTCGTGCCGTCTAACTCGAAGTCGTCGTCGGATACAGACCCATCCCCCCCAGCGGAAGGATGGCTATACTTTGCCTCATCGGCGCCTCCCCCCAGCGTCATGGTCGCGGACCAGATCTCGGTGACGGTCTGTGCGAAGGCGGACGGAGGCGAGGAGGCAGCAGCCCAGATAACCAGGATCAGGAGCCACGGCAGCATACCTCGAATACGAGGGAAGCGGAGGACGCCCATGTCCTCGTTGCCTTGTTGGCCGATGTTTTCCGTCCCCGCTGTCGCCATCCGCGAAGACCTCCGACGCTACGCCCTACACCGGCCGCCCGGCCAAGCCGGTTCCCTCTCAAGCCGGCGGCAAGTCATCCTTGATCGTGTGCCGCGTTACCTTCCTTACGTTTTGACAGAATTGACATATATTAGAATATAATGTCACGAAATCTTATATTTTTCACTATAGTAAGTGAAAACAGAATATCGTCTTCGCACGCGCCGTACCCGAGCACCTGCGCACAAAAGAAATTGCAGTTCGGTGAGATCGGTCGATTCTCTGATAAGAAACCCGCCGCCGACAGGCGGTTCGGCCGGGCGTCCCGGCGCGGGCCGGCGCTCCACCCGCTGCCAGAGGTGCTGAGACGATGGCACGGCGGGCTCGGCAGGGCCGGAACGTGAAGGGCCCGGCGCCACCCGCCGTCGCGGCCACGCGGTGGCCGGAACGCGCCCTGGAACGGGGCGCGCTGGCGCTCCTCGGCCTGGTGATGCTGACGCCGCTGGCGGTGCTGCCGGACGTCGTGTTCTCGTCCACCGTGGCCAAGGCGGTGTACGCGCGCTCGCTGATCGCGGCGGCGCTGGCGCTGTGGGCGGTGCTGGCGGCGCTGCGCCCGGAGCGGCGCTCCCCGCCCGGCCTTCTCCTCCTGTTCGCCGCCACCGTGGCCACCGGCGCACTGTCGGCGGCCTTCGGCGCGAGCCTCCAGCGCAGCCTGTGGTCCGAGTACCCGCGCATGGGCGGACTGGTCGACGCCGCCCACTGGGTGGCCCTGGCCTTCCTGCTGGCGGCGCTGCTGCGCACGGCGCGACAGTGGCGGATGTGGCTGAACCTCTACCTGGCGGTGGGGTGCGCGGTCGCCCTCCTGTCGGTGGCGCGGTTCCACGCGCCGGAGACCTTCGGGCTGGCGGGGTTGTACGAGATGCGCTACCCGCGCATCTCCCTGACACTGGGCAACCCGCTCTTCCTGGGTGCCTACATGCAGGCGGTGGCGCTGGTGGCGTCGGGCTTCCTGGCGCGCTCGTTCCTCGGCGCGCCGGCCCGGGCGCTCCCGCGCGCGTTCTGGGGCGCCACCGCGGCCCTCGCGGCCTGGGCGCTGGCGCTGTCGGGGTCCCTGGGCGCCTTCGCCGGCCTGGGGGCGGGCGCCGCCGGCGCCGCGGCGTTCTATGGCTTCCTGGGGCCGTCGCCCAACGCCCGCCGGGCCGGACGCGCCGCCCTCGGACTCGGCCTGGCGGGGGCGGTGCTGCTGGCGGCGCTCGCGGTGCGCAGCCCGGCCGGGCGGGACGCCGCGGCGGGGGCGGAGGCCGGCGCGCCGGCGTCCGGCATCGTCCTGCTCGACCGCCTCACCAGCACGGCCACGATCGGCTCCACCCTCCGCCGCCGGCTGGAGAACTGGCGCGCGGGCCTGCTCGCGTTCGCCGAGCGCCCGCTCCTCGGCTGGGGCCCGGAGAACTACATGGTGGCCGCGGCCCGGCACGACCGCACCGGCGGAGAGCACAACCGGGCCAAGGACCGAGCCCACAACCTGGCGGTGGGCAAGGCCGCCACCGAGGGCCTGACCGGCCTCGCCGTCTGGCTTGCCCTCTGGGCCGCCACGGCCGCCGCGGCATGGCGCGCGGCCACGCGGCTTGCGCCCGCCGACGCGGCGCTGGCGGCATTTGCCGCGGCCGCCCTGCTGGGCTGGTTCGTCCAGGGGATGACCGCGTTCTACGACGCCGTGAGCTGGCTGACCCACGCCGTGCTGGTGGCGTTTCTTGCCCACGCCGCCGCGGCCCGGCCTCCGGAGGACGCGTCAAGAGAGGCCGCGCTCCGGGTCGCGGCCGGGAAGCGCCCGGCGTGGACCGCCCGGGCGCTGCGCCTCGCGGCCCGGCCGTGGGTGCGCGGCCTGCTCTGCGCCGGCGCCGTCGCGTTGGCGGCGGGCTCGATCCGGGCCAACCACGCCATCCACGCCGGCGCCGCGGCGCTCTACCGCGCCGAGTACGCCGGCCCCTTCATGACCGAAATCGAGCGCTCGATCCGCGCGTTCGCACCCATGGCGACCTATCCACGCGCCCTGCTGTTCGAGAACGTCGCGGCCAACTGGGCGGTGATCCACGGTCACGACCCGGACCTGGCCGGGCGCCTCATCGCCCGGGCCCAGGCCGAGGCATTCCGTGCCCTGGACGCGGAACCCGAGAACTGGCAGCTCCACCATGCGCTCGCGAAAATGTACACCGCCGTGGCGGCCACCCTCCCCGCCCACGAGTCCTCGGCGCGCTTTTTTCGCCAACGCTCGCGCCTGCTCGCGCCCTACCAGGACCCGCTGATGCCGGGCAAGCCCCGTCACGAGCCTCCCCGTGGGCGGCGGTGAGCGGGAACGCCGGCTGTCCCGGCGGCAATGGATCAGAATTGGCCTAAGCCGCGGTCGAGGCGGCCGCGGCGGGCAGGACGCCGGCCTGCCGCAGCTTGGGGATCAGCTCCTCCAGGCTCCGAATGAGCAGCTTGGGTTTGGCCGCGGCCAGGGTCTCTTCGTCGTTGTAGGAGTACTCGGTGGCCAGAGCCACGGTGAACACGGTGAGGTCGTTGCCGGCCACCTGGGCGAACTCCAGGTTGTTGCCCGCCCGGATGTAGGTCGCGGTCCCCGACAGCAGGATCACGTCGAGGTTGCGGTCGAGCCTGCGGAACAGGTGGTAGATGCCCTGCTCCTTGCGGAAGTAGGTTTCGTCGCGGTCGATGATCTCGTCGAAGTACTCGCTGATGCCGGCCTCCTCCATCACGCGGTGCTTGTAGCGGCGGCCGCTGGTGGTGAGGACCATGTTGCTCAGGCCCGCGTCCCGGGTCTGCTTCAGCGACGTTTCGACCCCCGGCATGAACTCCGGCGGGTTTACGTCGAAGCCGTGCCGCCGCGCGATCTCCAAGGCGTGGCCGCGGATCTCGCGCCGCACCCCCTCGTTGTAGATGATGTTCGGGTCGCGCGCGTAGTCGTCGGCGAACAGGATCGGCGCGAGGAAGAAGTCAAACGGCCCGTCCGCCACCTTGCGCAACTCTTCGAAGGACAACTCGGGTTTGTCGTAGCGTGGGAGGATCTCGTTGGCGATGACGTGGACCCGGTGGATGTCCGTCTCGATGGTGTCGGACATGGTCCGCATCAGGCATTTCTTGACCGGCGCCGGCGTATCACTCATGGCAACCCCCTGTGCCGGTGTCCTGCCTCGTCATTGCCCGTTGGCGGGACAAGGCACCGTAGCGCTCTGTCACACATCGCTGCTGGAAAACTGCTCCAGCTTTAGCTAATCTGCCGGAACCCTGTCAATCGGGAGAGATCATGCTGAACCTGACTCTGGCGTGCGGCCACTATGACCGGACCGAGGCTTTGCGGGACGGACGCGTGCGGCCCGACGGCATTCAGCTCAACTGCCTCACGCTCAAGGTGGAAGAGACCTTCTGGCGCATGATGCAGTACCGCGAGTTCGACGTGGCCGAGACCTCCCTCGGCGGCTACGTGGTGCGCCGCGGACGTGGGCTCGACGACCTCGTGGCCATTCCCGTGTTTCCGTCGCGGTTCTTTCGGCAGTCCTGCATCTTCGTGCACGGCGGCTCCGGTATCAACACGCCGCAGGACCTCGGCGGCAAGCGCATCGGCGTTCCCGAGTACCAGATGACCGCCGCGGTGTGGGCCCGGGGCATCCTCGCGGACGACTACGGTGTACGCGCGGCGGACGTGGAGTGGATCCAGGGTGGGCTCGAAGACCCGGGGCGCCTGCCCTTCGAGCCGGTGGAGCCGGCGGGCATCCGGCTGGGCTTCGCGCCGTCCGACCGTTCGCTCGCGCAAATGCTCGCCGACGGCGACATCCAGGCGCTGATCACGGCCCGCACGCCGTCCACCTTCGATCCCGCCACCGGGCGGGTGCGGCGCCTGTTCCAGGAACCGTGGAAGGTGGAGCGGGACTACTTCAACCGCACCGGCATCTTCCCCATCATGCACACCGTGTCCATCCGGCGCGAGATCCTCGACGAACATCCCTGGGTCGCCGCCACCCTCATGAAAGCCTTCTCCGAGGCCAAGGATCTGGCCATGGAAGACTTGACCCAGACCAGCGCCCTGCCGCTGACACTGCCGTTTCTGACCGAGCACGCCTACGAAACGATAGCGGCCATGGGCGAGGACTTCTGGCCCTATGGACTGGAGACCAACCGCAAAACCCTTGAGACATTCGTGCGTTACATGCACGAGCAAGGCATGATCGAGCGCCCCATGCCCATCGAGGAGTTGTTCGCCCCGAGCACCCACCGGACCTTCCGGATCTGAGCCGCCCACGCCAAGCCGTCTTGCGGCTTCCCGCCCCGGGATACACTCATCCGTAAGGATTCGAAAACTCACAAAAAACGCTGACTACTCTTTGGGCAAGTTGGTGAAACCGGCTTCTCACAAGGCCGGAGACCCATCCACACACGCGTATGTCAACAGGTTATCCACAGACGCGGTGGATGGTGTCAGCAAATCGTCGGTCCGGCTTGAAATACTCGGGCCGCACCCCACGCCAAGGGCGGATCGAGGTTGGTGCGTAGCGGCGGCAGAGCGGAGGTCAAACGTAATGCTGGATTTCCTGCAGGGAGGGCGGAAAAAACAGCTCTTCGATGGCGGGCTTGCTCTTGATCATGCCTTGCTCGAACTCGTACCGGACCGCGGCTTCGAGCGCGGGGCGGTTGTCTTCGAGATTGTACGGCCAGGGATCCGGGCCGAAGATCTCGTGCTGCTGCTGTAGCTCTTCCTTGGCCCATACCAACGCCAGGCTCCGAGGGTCGCGCATGCGCTCGTAACAGACCTGCTTGGCGCGCTGCAGGGCCTGGAGCAGGCTCACCGCCACCCAGGGGTTGCGTTCCAGGATCTCGTCCTTGACCACCACCGTGTGCATGATCGGAAAGATGCCGCTCTGGCGGTAGTAGTCCACCTCGGCCTGCCTGGGGTCCGGGAAGAGCAACGCCACCTTGTCCGAGCCCGCCCGGATGGACGGCAGCACCTCGGGGTAAAGCGACCCTTCCAGGTCGCCGGCGCACAGCATCTCGTCGATGTCGCGGCCTTCCGGCACCCGGTGGATCTTCATCCACGATGCCGGCTCCAGGGGGACGTCCTCCTCCTCCTGGCACCACCACTCCACGGTGCGGAGGTCGAGGCCGTAGTAGTCCTGCAGGATGCCGCGCATCCACAGGCCGGCGGAGTTCTGCAGCGTGTCCAGGCCCACCCGCTTGCCGTTCAGGTCCGCGGGTTGCTCGATGCCGCAGCCGCTGCGCTTGACCATGTAGCTGTGGCGGAAGCGCCGGTGCGGAAACGCCGGAATGGCGGTGAAATCACGCCCTTGGTCGTGGGCCACGAGGTACCCCACCAGGGACAACTCGCACGCGTCGAACTCCTCGTGGCGCAGCATGCGCCCGTGGCGTTCCGGCGACGGCATGGTCATCACGTTGAGGTCGATGCCCGCGGGCTCCACCACCTTCTCCCACAGCGGGCGCAAGAGATCATAGCTGCCGCAAGCGAAATTCAGCTTCAACCGGGACATTCACCACTCCTGATCAAGACTATCAGTCCTTGACGTGCTTCCGGTATTCCTCGGGCGTGTCGATGTCCACGAGGATCCCGGCCTCGTCGGTGTCCAGTTCGAGAGTCTCCTCGGGATGCCCGCGCACCACCGGCTTGGCGCCGGTGTCGAGCGAGGCCGCCATGAACTCCGGGAACAGCCTGCTGGAGAAGAGCACCGGATGGCCGCGCCGGCCGTTGAAGCGCGGCACGACGATGAGCTTCTGTTCCGCGCGGAAGCGTTCGATCATGCGGTCCACCAGGCGGCTCTCGATGAACGGGTGGTCCACCAAGTGGACCAGGATCGCTTCCACCGGCTCGCCGTCCAATGCCCGGATGGCGGTGTGCAGCGAGGAGAGCTGCCCGCGCGCGTAGTCGGGATTCACCACGGTGTCCACGCCGAGATAGGCAATGGCTTCGCGCATGGCCTCGGCGTTGTGGCCCAGCACCACCAGGGTACGCTCCACCTCGGTGCGCTCCAGCGCGCGCACGATGCGCTCGATGAACGGCACCCCGTCCACCGGCAGGAGGGCCTTGGGCCTTCCCATGCGGCTGGAGGCGCCCGCGGACAGAACGACGGCGACAATCATGACGCGGAGGAATGGACCGCACCGCGGGGCGGCAGCGCGCCGCCCGCGCGGACCCGGAGGTGCGGCGAACGCGTTGCGCTAGAGCCCCTCAAGCTTCCTCATGGTCTCGGCATAGTCCGCGATGGACTTGTCGAGGGTGTATTCGGCCTCGAAGCCGAGTTGTTCCGCCGCGCGCGACAGGTCCGTCAGGGCCCGGTTCGCCGGATACGCCATCGGATCGCTGCCCTTTTGCAGAGCGACGCGGGACTCGGGGAACTGCTTCTTCACCGCCGCCAGGATGTCGTCGCCCGTGACCATGCCGCTGCAGCCGATGTGGAAGAGCCGGTCCTTATGCTCCGGCTTCAACGCGGCCAGAACGGTGGCGGTGGCCGCGTCCTTGCCGTAGAGGATTTCCGTGGGTCCGTAGGGCCAGTTGATGACCGCGTCCTCCCGCTTCAACGCGGCGCGGATCATGTCCTGAATCGCCTGCTCGCGGGTCGCCTTCATGGTCGTGGGCGACGGACCGTACAGGCCCCCCACGTAGCGGATGCACACGAACTCGAAGCCGTACATCTTGGCGTAGGCGTTGCCGAGAAACTCGCAGCCGCCCTTGGTGGCGGCGTAGACCGACGGCGGGTTGATGGGAATGGTCTCGTCGACGGTCGGCAGCCCCTCCCCCATCGAGCCCAGATAGACGGTTCCAGAGCTGGGAAAGGTCATCCGCGGCACGCCTTCCAGGCGCACCGCCTCGAGCACGTTGACGGTGCCCATCAGGTTCAGGCGCACACCCGTGTAGGGGCGACGCTGCACCTCCTCGCCGAGAAACGCGGCCAGGTGGATGACCTGGCCGACGTCGTAGTCGCGTATCGCGCTCACGAGCTGCGGCAGGTCCAGGATGTCGCCGCGCACGGTCTCCACGGACGCGGGATCGACGCCCACGGCCCTGAGCAGCCGCTCGTTGACCGCCACGTCGAAGATCACCGGACGCTCGCCCCGCTCCTGCAGCATCCCCACCACGTACGCGCCCACCAGACCGGTCCCCCCGGTCACCAGAATGCTCTTCTGCGCCATTCGCTACCTCCCGACGCCCCGCGACTCGCTCCGCCGACACGGAGCTGCGCTCAGGGCGAACGGCCTTGGTCCCGTCAAGGGAACATGTACTCCACCGGCGGCGATTCGAAGTCCGTCTCCACCTCCGTGGTTCCGGACACCTCCTTGGCCACCGCGACAATCTCCTCCTGCAAGGCGGGCTGGGTCAATATGCCGGAGACGTGGACCACGCCATCGCTTGCCCGCACGCGCACGTTCAGGTTGCGGGTCTTGGGCGACACTATCAGCGCCGCCTGAACCCGTGACGTCAGGGACAGGTCGGAGAAGAGCCGATCGGACTCCGCGGTCTTCTGGTACTCGGGGCGCCCGGCCGCGTCCTCGATCAACCGCGCCAGGGTGTCTACCGTCATCTGTC is a genomic window containing:
- a CDS encoding ABC transporter substrate-binding protein, which translates into the protein MLNLTLACGHYDRTEALRDGRVRPDGIQLNCLTLKVEETFWRMMQYREFDVAETSLGGYVVRRGRGLDDLVAIPVFPSRFFRQSCIFVHGGSGINTPQDLGGKRIGVPEYQMTAAVWARGILADDYGVRAADVEWIQGGLEDPGRLPFEPVEPAGIRLGFAPSDRSLAQMLADGDIQALITARTPSTFDPATGRVRRLFQEPWKVERDYFNRTGIFPIMHTVSIRREILDEHPWVAATLMKAFSEAKDLAMEDLTQTSALPLTLPFLTEHAYETIAAMGEDFWPYGLETNRKTLETFVRYMHEQGMIERPMPIEELFAPSTHRTFRI
- a CDS encoding ABC transporter substrate-binding protein; translated protein: MSRLKLNFACGSYDLLRPLWEKVVEPAGIDLNVMTMPSPERHGRMLRHEEFDACELSLVGYLVAHDQGRDFTAIPAFPHRRFRHSYMVKRSGCGIEQPADLNGKRVGLDTLQNSAGLWMRGILQDYYGLDLRTVEWWCQEEEDVPLEPASWMKIHRVPEGRDIDEMLCAGDLEGSLYPEVLPSIRAGSDKVALLFPDPRQAEVDYYRQSGIFPIMHTVVVKDEILERNPWVAVSLLQALQRAKQVCYERMRDPRSLALVWAKEELQQQHEIFGPDPWPYNLEDNRPALEAAVRYEFEQGMIKSKPAIEELFFPPSLQEIQHYV
- a CDS encoding nucleotidyltransferase family protein, with translation MIVAVVLSAGASSRMGRPKALLPVDGVPFIERIVRALERTEVERTLVVLGHNAEAMREAIAYLGVDTVVNPDYARGQLSSLHTAIRALDGEPVEAILVHLVDHPFIESRLVDRMIERFRAEQKLIVVPRFNGRRGHPVLFSSRLFPEFMAASLDTGAKPVVRGHPEETLELDTDEAGILVDIDTPEEYRKHVKD
- a CDS encoding NAD(P)-dependent oxidoreductase, with translation MAQKSILVTGGTGLVGAYVVGMLQERGERPVIFDVAVNERLLRAVGVDPASVETVRGDILDLPQLVSAIRDYDVGQVIHLAAFLGEEVQRRPYTGVRLNLMGTVNVLEAVRLEGVPRMTFPSSGTVYLGSMGEGLPTVDETIPINPPSVYAATKGGCEFLGNAYAKMYGFEFVCIRYVGGLYGPSPTTMKATREQAIQDMIRAALKREDAVINWPYGPTEILYGKDAATATVLAALKPEHKDRLFHIGCSGMVTGDDILAAVKKQFPESRVALQKGSDPMAYPANRALTDLSRAAEQLGFEAEYTLDKSIADYAETMRKLEGL
- a CDS encoding putative Ig domain-containing protein, with the translated sequence MAPTRLPAAAESELTLQLQNEDDANDFTTYSYPLHNAAVFSSTYQFTTSHYTNRLPSGQGPGESLRVKLIRALNAAPTASFGTVTTAEDVAYTFAASDFGFMDADGDTLSSVKVLGLRGTGTLQVNGTAHTSADGPRTVTKSEIDRGHLVFVPAADASGRSLFDFRVNDGTIDSTTAYFMTIDVTAVNDPPFVVKEIPVQVAHVGVLFNYTVPEDTFSDVETPATLTYSATKSDDTALPTWLSFDRSARSFSGTPPASGTLSVKVTATDDDGATGSDIFAIKVPTTDVCLRSPAVRDAIVEAVSGVTDCADLTNAHLAAITTRLSLTNVGLTSLQAGDFAGLGGLTELDLSDNALTALPAGIFDGLTDLEDLYLEDNALTALPAGIFNGTTGLSILDLTNNALTALPGGVFDGLTELQFLYLAGNTGAPFRPTASAGEDQSVMPGVTVTLLGTRGGPWGDNVTWEWTQVDGANSNTAVTGTATVTLTDGTTATPTFTAPSPRNLHFRLVVSPKLAPSSLTQDQAASGIAPSATDWVTVRVPAGDITLATDYSEIVVGMHVPTLTLTRTGDLTDALTVGVTVSEPVRQALASTNSRNAQVTFAAGSGSTTYTIPVFWFDPGSPATAATITASVDPVTLYDVSAAEVEITALPTPDGMIVARLGADSYEVAEGAGSVTLRVETRTLEGFARPNRSVRALRALTTGGTARNAEDYSPLSVSPQIQASDWTASGTVFTFTQSFTVDILEDSIHEGATQETINVDMGLAPSVDSTIVRMQTATGDPCSPCRSTVTILDNDDEPAPELSVTATAIAEAEGTSTVTVSTGTGSTFATEQTVVLTFGGTATATEDYTVNPAALTLTLPAGSGTEASRVSAVVTAMDDTLNDDNETILIGATLGGTAFGTRLTVTITDDDEGPELTLTGVEGLGTTEAGGTATFSVALSTAPSAQVEVGLTSSDTGEGTVSPATLTFTATDWATAQPVTVTGVDDAAVDGDQEYEIAIVVTSTDAGYNGLSVGAVTVTNADDELALTVGTVADDDVVNIAEKATGFAVSGATGSEAGVGVTVRIGSGTLTATSDAGGAWTATVGADAAYVTGPSVVLTVNAEKAGFTDAAEVTKTVTVDLAAPSVSYTPPAALPRGV
- a CDS encoding O-antigen ligase family protein, producing MARRARQGRNVKGPAPPAVAATRWPERALERGALALLGLVMLTPLAVLPDVVFSSTVAKAVYARSLIAAALALWAVLAALRPERRSPPGLLLLFAATVATGALSAAFGASLQRSLWSEYPRMGGLVDAAHWVALAFLLAALLRTARQWRMWLNLYLAVGCAVALLSVARFHAPETFGLAGLYEMRYPRISLTLGNPLFLGAYMQAVALVASGFLARSFLGAPARALPRAFWGATAALAAWALALSGSLGAFAGLGAGAAGAAAFYGFLGPSPNARRAGRAALGLGLAGAVLLAALAVRSPAGRDAAAGAEAGAPASGIVLLDRLTSTATIGSTLRRRLENWRAGLLAFAERPLLGWGPENYMVAAARHDRTGGEHNRAKDRAHNLAVGKAATEGLTGLAVWLALWAATAAAAWRAATRLAPADAALAAFAAAALLGWFVQGMTAFYDAVSWLTHAVLVAFLAHAAAARPPEDASREAALRVAAGKRPAWTARALRLAARPWVRGLLCAGAVALAAGSIRANHAIHAGAAALYRAEYAGPFMTEIERSIRAFAPMATYPRALLFENVAANWAVIHGHDPDLAGRLIARAQAEAFRALDAEPENWQLHHALAKMYTAVAATLPAHESSARFFRQRSRLLAPYQDPLMPGKPRHEPPRGRR